One window of Pleurodeles waltl isolate 20211129_DDA chromosome 3_1, aPleWal1.hap1.20221129, whole genome shotgun sequence genomic DNA carries:
- the C3_1H1orf232 gene encoding uncharacterized protein C1orf232 homolog, with translation MSQAFWKVYKAKVLQTFGSEQEEELHEERDQPELIESGSPPPMDEGMQSVSQLAQKVQGAGAKGWRTMASLFNKEDEHKLLTPDPVPDHPLAPKPEEPPKEKKLGLWDVFATKWQQTSINRDDTQSEYSEHVAENSSISEEPVNEDPYSSNGNETPEPAEMPFKWGFLTSKLAELKSKNAPKSN, from the exons ATGAGTCAAGCATTCTGGAAAGTTTACAAAGCCAAAGTGCTCCAGACCTTTGGCAGTGAGCAGGAAGAGGAATTACACGAAGAG AGAGATCAGCCAGAATTGATTGAATCAGGCTCCCCGCCTCCTATGGATGAAGGGATGCAGTCAGTGTCACAACTAGCACAGAAG GTGCAGGGCGCTGGAGCCAAGGGATGGAGGACTATGGCCTCCCTATTCAACAAGGAGGACGAACACAAGCTGCTGACTCCGGACCCCGTTCCTGACCA CCCCCTCGCACCCAAACCCGAAGAACCTCCCAAAGAGAAGAAGCTTGGATTGTGGGACGTCTTTGCAACCAAGTGGCAGCAAACATCCATCAACAGGGATGACACTCAGTCAGAGTACAGCGAGCATGTGGCTGAGAACAGCAGCATCTCAGAAGAGCCTGTCAACGAAGACCCCTACTCAAGCAATGGAAATGAAACCCCTGAGCCCGCAGAGATGCCCTTTAAGTGGGGGTTCCTGACCAGCAAACTAGCAGAGCTGAAGAGCAAAAACGCTCCAAAAAGCAACTAG